In the Micromonospora narathiwatensis genome, one interval contains:
- the clpB gene encoding ATP-dependent chaperone ClpB — translation MNTERLTTKSRESITGAVALANQRGHATVEPWHLLLSLLDTEGSTAAGLLRAVGADPAELRRVAQRSVDALPAAHGSSLAEPTLAREFVNAIGAAEQIARPLGDEYTSTEHLLAGLARVGGAVSVALRNAGATEENLVAAFPTVRGGDRRVTTADPEQTYQALAKYGVDLTASAREGKIDPVIGRDSEIRRVIQVLSRRTKNNPVLIGEPGVGKTAIVEGLAQRIVAGDVPESLRDKKLVSLDLGAMVAGAQYRGQFEERLKSVLEEIKNSNGQVITFLDELHTVVGAGKGEGSMDAGNMLKPMLARGELRMVGATTLDEYREHIEKDPALERRFQPVLVGEPTIEDTIGILRGLKERYEVHHGVRITDAALVAAAALSDRYITDRFLPDKAIDLVDESASRLRMEIDSRPVEVDEIERAVRRLEIEEMALAKEPDAASAERLERLRKELADKREQLTVLSERWQLEKSHITKLSTAKEELERLGGEAERAERDGELERAAELRYGRIPALKTELKQAEEELSRLQADGAMLKEEVGADDIAAVVASWTGIPAGRLLEGETAKLLRMEESLGARVVGQSEAVAAVSDAVRRARAGVADPDRPTGSFLFLGPTGVGKTELAKALAEFLFDDERAMVRIDMSEYGEKHSVARLVGAPPGYVGYEEGGQLTEAVRRRPYSVVLLDEVEKAHPDVFDVLLQVLDDGRLTDGQGRTVDFRNAILILTSNLGSSVISELTLTEEERREGVLAVVRSHFKPEFLNRLDDIVVFAALQGDDLRAIVDIQLDRMRRRLADRRLALVITDAARMWLAEHGYDPIYGARPLRRLVQSAIGDQLAKALLAGQIRDGDTVRVDLADTKEALTVTAG, via the coding sequence ATGAACACGGAACGCCTCACCACCAAGAGCCGCGAGAGCATCACGGGTGCCGTCGCGCTGGCGAACCAGCGCGGCCACGCCACCGTGGAGCCCTGGCACCTGCTGCTGTCGCTGCTGGACACCGAGGGTTCGACCGCCGCCGGCCTGCTGCGCGCCGTCGGGGCCGATCCCGCCGAGCTGCGCCGGGTCGCCCAGCGCTCGGTCGACGCCCTGCCCGCCGCGCACGGCTCCAGCCTCGCCGAGCCCACGCTGGCCCGCGAGTTCGTCAACGCCATCGGCGCCGCCGAGCAGATCGCCCGGCCGCTCGGCGACGAGTACACCTCGACGGAGCACCTGCTCGCCGGGCTGGCCCGGGTGGGCGGTGCGGTCTCCGTCGCGCTCAGGAACGCCGGCGCCACCGAGGAGAACCTGGTCGCCGCCTTCCCGACCGTACGGGGTGGGGACCGTCGGGTCACCACGGCCGACCCGGAGCAGACCTACCAGGCCCTCGCCAAGTACGGCGTGGACCTGACCGCCAGCGCCCGCGAGGGAAAGATCGACCCGGTCATCGGCCGGGATTCCGAGATCCGCCGAGTGATCCAGGTGCTGTCCCGGCGTACCAAGAACAACCCGGTGCTGATCGGTGAGCCGGGCGTCGGCAAGACCGCCATCGTCGAGGGCCTGGCCCAGCGGATCGTCGCCGGTGACGTGCCCGAGTCGCTGCGCGACAAGAAACTGGTCTCACTCGACCTCGGCGCGATGGTGGCCGGCGCGCAGTACCGCGGCCAGTTCGAGGAGCGGCTGAAGTCGGTGCTGGAGGAGATCAAGAACTCCAACGGCCAGGTCATCACCTTCCTCGACGAGTTGCACACCGTCGTGGGCGCCGGCAAGGGCGAGGGCTCGATGGACGCCGGCAACATGCTCAAGCCGATGCTGGCCCGTGGCGAACTGCGGATGGTCGGCGCGACCACGCTGGACGAATACCGCGAGCACATCGAGAAGGACCCGGCGCTGGAGCGCCGCTTCCAGCCGGTGCTGGTCGGCGAGCCGACCATCGAGGACACCATCGGCATCCTGCGCGGCCTCAAGGAGCGCTACGAGGTGCACCACGGCGTACGGATCACCGACGCCGCGCTGGTCGCCGCCGCCGCCCTCTCCGACCGCTACATCACCGACCGGTTCCTGCCGGACAAGGCGATCGACCTGGTCGACGAGTCCGCGTCCCGGCTCCGGATGGAGATCGACTCCCGTCCGGTCGAGGTGGACGAGATCGAGCGCGCCGTGCGCCGGCTGGAGATCGAGGAGATGGCGCTGGCCAAGGAGCCGGACGCCGCCTCCGCCGAGCGGCTGGAGCGGCTGCGCAAGGAGCTGGCCGACAAGCGCGAGCAGCTCACCGTGCTCTCCGAGCGCTGGCAACTGGAGAAGAGCCACATCACCAAGCTCTCCACCGCGAAGGAGGAGCTGGAGCGGCTCGGCGGCGAGGCCGAGCGGGCCGAGCGCGACGGCGAGCTGGAACGCGCCGCCGAGCTGCGGTACGGCCGGATCCCCGCGCTCAAGACCGAGCTGAAGCAGGCCGAGGAGGAGCTTTCCCGGCTCCAGGCCGACGGCGCGATGCTCAAGGAGGAGGTCGGCGCGGACGACATCGCCGCCGTGGTCGCCTCCTGGACCGGCATTCCCGCCGGCCGGTTGCTGGAGGGCGAGACGGCCAAGCTGCTCCGGATGGAGGAGTCGCTGGGGGCCCGCGTGGTCGGCCAGTCCGAGGCGGTCGCCGCGGTCTCCGACGCGGTCCGCCGCGCCCGGGCCGGCGTCGCCGACCCGGACCGCCCGACCGGCAGCTTCCTCTTCCTCGGACCGACCGGGGTCGGCAAGACCGAGCTGGCCAAGGCGCTCGCCGAGTTCCTCTTCGACGACGAGCGGGCCATGGTCCGCATCGACATGAGCGAGTACGGCGAGAAGCACTCCGTGGCCCGCCTGGTCGGCGCCCCGCCCGGCTACGTCGGCTACGAGGAGGGCGGCCAGCTCACCGAGGCGGTGCGCCGCCGGCCGTACTCGGTGGTGCTGCTGGACGAGGTGGAGAAGGCCCACCCGGACGTCTTCGACGTGCTGCTCCAGGTGCTCGACGACGGTCGGCTCACCGACGGTCAGGGCCGTACGGTGGACTTCCGCAACGCGATCCTGATCCTCACCTCGAACCTGGGCTCGTCGGTGATCAGCGAGCTGACGCTGACCGAGGAGGAGCGCCGGGAGGGCGTCCTCGCGGTGGTCCGGTCGCACTTCAAGCCGGAGTTCCTCAACCGCCTCGACGACATCGTGGTGTTCGCCGCCCTCCAGGGCGACGACCTGCGGGCCATCGTCGACATCCAGCTCGACCGGATGCGCAGGCGTCTCGCCGATCGTCGGTTGGCGCTGGTCATCACCGACGCGGCCCGGATGTGGCTCGCCGAGCACGGGTACGACCCGATCTACGGTGCCCGCCCGTTGCGACGGCTGGTGCAGTCGGCGATCGGCGACCAACTCGCCAAGGCCCTGCTCGCCGGCCAGATCCGGGACGGCGACACGGTGCGGGTGGACCTGGCCGACACCAAGGAGGCCCTCACCGTCACGGCAGGCTGA
- a CDS encoding chromosomal replication initiator protein DnaA → MTSPAVAARPTRPAVVTVAFWLQIATVAVLLAVVGLVVFAAVRYNAQIDEALRRVPDADPVEVSDERSGNIFATTTLGVPALLLAAWLAATALPLRSGSNPARILVFVAAGAQLLLCLAQGCGGLLLIPLMLASGIDDSGYDPALDSGPGGADWEQSRFLDALYDQGDPEAIFAFGGIGVALVLALTLAVMVLLLLPDSGRYFRPASAALPPVPYGYWPGHPAAAYYPSGYPAAYPSGYPAAGYPPAAMPSPPGYPVCPDPGLHLAYPPAGPWAPAQQGGPWAPAPGAGLSAAIPDAGPWAVPPGAGPSAPAPNASPWAAPPGAGLSAPAPGAGPSAVPAGDDVGKPAGADAGVPGRDDAAPDAGGPSANPGGGTSIG, encoded by the coding sequence ATGACCTCCCCCGCCGTCGCCGCCCGGCCCACAAGGCCCGCCGTCGTCACGGTCGCCTTCTGGTTGCAGATCGCGACCGTCGCCGTCCTGCTCGCCGTGGTCGGCCTCGTGGTCTTCGCGGCCGTGCGCTACAACGCCCAGATCGACGAGGCGCTGCGGCGGGTCCCGGACGCCGATCCGGTGGAGGTGTCGGACGAGCGCTCGGGCAACATCTTCGCGACGACCACCCTCGGTGTCCCCGCGCTGCTGCTGGCGGCCTGGCTCGCCGCCACCGCGTTGCCCCTGCGCAGTGGCAGCAATCCCGCCCGCATCCTGGTCTTCGTCGCCGCCGGGGCGCAACTGCTGCTCTGCCTCGCGCAGGGCTGCGGCGGCCTGCTGTTGATCCCGCTCATGCTGGCTTCCGGAATAGACGATTCCGGCTACGACCCCGCCCTCGACTCCGGGCCCGGCGGCGCCGACTGGGAGCAGTCGAGGTTTCTCGACGCCCTCTACGACCAGGGGGACCCGGAGGCGATCTTCGCGTTCGGCGGCATCGGCGTGGCGCTGGTGCTGGCGCTCACGTTGGCGGTCATGGTGCTGCTGTTGCTTCCCGATTCCGGCCGCTATTTCCGTCCCGCGTCGGCCGCCCTGCCACCGGTTCCGTACGGCTACTGGCCGGGCCACCCCGCAGCGGCCTACTACCCGTCGGGCTACCCCGCTGCCTACCCGTCGGGCTACCCCGCAGCGGGTTATCCACCGGCCGCCATGCCGTCCCCGCCGGGCTACCCGGTCTGCCCTGACCCGGGCCTGCACCTGGCCTACCCACCCGCCGGCCCGTGGGCACCCGCCCAGCAGGGCGGCCCGTGGGCACCCGCGCCGGGCGCCGGCCTGTCGGCCGCCATTCCGGACGCCGGCCCGTGGGCGGTCCCGCCGGGCGCCGGCCCGTCGGCACCCGCCCCGAATGCCAGCCCGTGGGCGGCCCCGCCGGGCGCCGGCCTGTCGGCACCCGCGCCTGGTGCCGGCCCGTCCGCGGTGCCGGCCGGGGACGACGTCGGCAAGCCGGCCGGGGCGGACGCCGGGGTGCCGGGCAGGGACGATGCCGCCCCGGACGCTGGCGGGCCGTCCGCCAACCCGGGTGGCGGTACGTCCATTGGCTGA
- a CDS encoding DUF4178 domain-containing protein yields MNGSMAYLVAALGCPVGVAGVVIAVVALRKARSGPRSRTAGASLRERDADALGGDPRRLKPGDVVEIRQVPYTIRGSIHLVEGGWSWAEHLLDDTGGVKRWLSVQEDPDLELVLWTGEPSATVTPGAPTLGVAGRQYTWDESGQARYTATEGTGLDPRGTMRYHDYQAPGGARLSFEAYGETGWAVALGERLHRAEVSIHPQGGPEQVA; encoded by the coding sequence GTGAACGGTTCGATGGCGTACCTGGTGGCGGCGCTGGGGTGCCCGGTCGGCGTGGCCGGCGTGGTGATCGCCGTGGTGGCGTTGCGTAAGGCCCGCTCCGGGCCACGCTCGCGCACCGCCGGTGCATCGCTCCGGGAACGGGACGCCGACGCCCTGGGCGGCGACCCGCGCCGGCTCAAGCCTGGCGACGTCGTGGAGATTCGCCAGGTCCCGTACACCATCCGCGGGTCGATTCACCTGGTCGAGGGCGGTTGGAGCTGGGCCGAGCACCTGCTCGACGACACGGGTGGGGTCAAGCGCTGGCTCTCCGTCCAGGAGGACCCGGACCTGGAGTTGGTGCTCTGGACCGGAGAGCCGTCGGCCACCGTCACCCCGGGCGCCCCCACTCTGGGCGTCGCCGGCCGCCAGTACACCTGGGACGAGTCCGGCCAGGCCCGCTACACCGCCACCGAGGGCACCGGCCTCGATCCGCGCGGCACCATGCGCTACCACGACTACCAGGCGCCCGGCGGGGCCCGGCTCTCCTTCGAGGCGTACGGGGAGACCGGCTGGGCGGTGGCGCTCGGTGAGAGGCTGCATCGCGCCGAGGTGTCGATCCACCCGCAGGGCGGCCCGGAGCAGGTGGCCTGA
- a CDS encoding SDR family NAD(P)-dependent oxidoreductase, whose product MTDESHTSPRRALITGASLGIGEAFARRLAADGWDLILVARDAGRLDATAAHLADRYDRRMETISADLSTDDGCSVVERRLAAEPPVEMLVNNAGSSLNTPFVRSAVEDEVQLLRLNVQAVLRLTHAALGPMVRRGKGAVINVSSVAGFGVPMPGSTYSASKAWVTNFSESIGQSVAPLGVRVMALCPGYTRTGYHERAGINMSRTPGWMWLRADDVVDEGLRDLRKGKLVSVPSWKYKLAVAGLRHAPRRLLRGVSRDTRGRVARGGD is encoded by the coding sequence GTGACCGACGAGTCCCACACCTCCCCGCGCCGCGCGTTGATCACCGGTGCCAGCCTCGGCATCGGCGAGGCGTTCGCCCGCCGGCTCGCCGCGGACGGGTGGGACCTGATTCTGGTGGCCCGGGACGCCGGCCGGCTCGACGCCACCGCCGCCCACCTGGCCGACCGGTACGACCGCCGGATGGAGACCATCTCCGCCGATCTGTCCACCGACGACGGCTGTTCGGTGGTCGAGCGCCGGCTCGCCGCCGAGCCGCCGGTCGAAATGCTGGTGAACAACGCCGGGAGCAGCCTCAACACCCCGTTCGTCCGGTCGGCCGTCGAGGACGAGGTCCAGCTGCTCCGGCTGAACGTGCAGGCGGTGCTGAGGTTGACCCATGCCGCGCTGGGCCCGATGGTCCGGCGAGGCAAGGGGGCAGTGATAAATGTCTCTTCCGTCGCCGGGTTCGGCGTGCCGATGCCGGGGTCGACGTACTCAGCCAGCAAGGCGTGGGTCACGAATTTCAGTGAATCGATCGGTCAGTCGGTGGCGCCGCTGGGCGTGCGGGTGATGGCGCTGTGCCCCGGCTACACCCGTACCGGCTACCACGAGCGGGCCGGCATCAACATGTCGCGCACGCCGGGCTGGATGTGGCTACGGGCCGACGACGTGGTCGACGAAGGGCTGCGTGACCTGCGAAAAGGCAAACTGGTCAGTGTGCCGAGCTGGAAGTACAAGTTGGCCGTGGCGGGCCTGCGGCACGCGCCGAGACGGCTGCTGCGCGGCGTCTCCCGGGACACCAGGGGGCGGGTCGCGCGCGGTGGCGACTGA
- the pyrE gene encoding orotate phosphoribosyltransferase, which translates to MGDHDDLRKFITDLAVVHGRVVLSSGREADWYVDLRRVTLHHRAAPLVGRVMCDLTADWAYDAVGGLTLGADPVAVAMLHAAAETDRPLDAFVVRKAGKAHGLQRRIEGPDVAGRRVLAVEDTSTTGGSVLAAVEALREAGAEVVGVAVIVDRGAGDAVRAAGLPYRAAYTLADLGLVA; encoded by the coding sequence ATGGGGGACCACGACGACCTGCGTAAATTCATCACCGACCTGGCTGTGGTCCACGGGCGCGTGGTGCTCTCATCGGGCCGTGAGGCGGACTGGTACGTCGACCTGCGTCGCGTCACGCTCCATCACCGGGCGGCACCGTTGGTCGGACGGGTGATGTGTGATCTCACCGCCGATTGGGCATACGACGCGGTCGGTGGGCTGACCCTCGGGGCCGATCCCGTCGCGGTGGCGATGTTGCACGCTGCGGCCGAGACCGACCGGCCGCTGGACGCGTTCGTGGTCCGCAAGGCGGGCAAGGCGCACGGTCTCCAACGGCGTATCGAGGGGCCGGACGTGGCAGGTCGCCGGGTCCTGGCGGTTGAGGACACCTCGACCACCGGCGGCAGTGTGTTGGCCGCGGTCGAGGCGTTGCGTGAGGCCGGGGCCGAGGTGGTCGGGGTTGCGGTTATTGTTGATCGAGGCGCTGGCGACGCGGTACGAGCCGCCGGACTGCCGTATCGGGCGGCCTATACGTTGGCTGACCTCGGCCTTGTGGCGTAA
- a CDS encoding ArsR/SmtB family transcription factor, protein MEYVGTALAEMTMPQISPLAGEPIERADAERLAGVLKALADPARLRLLSLIQSAPEGEACVCDLTAPLGLSQPTVSHHLRILTEAGLLEREKRGVWAYYRLVPTAIATIADLLTPPRKRATKKAR, encoded by the coding sequence ATGGAATACGTGGGAACTGCGTTGGCTGAAATGACCATGCCTCAGATCTCGCCGCTCGCCGGCGAGCCGATCGAACGTGCCGATGCCGAGCGGCTCGCGGGGGTGCTGAAGGCCCTTGCCGACCCTGCCCGGCTGCGGCTGCTCAGTCTGATCCAGTCGGCACCCGAGGGAGAGGCGTGCGTGTGTGACCTCACCGCACCGCTCGGCCTCTCCCAGCCGACGGTCAGTCACCACCTGCGTATCCTCACCGAGGCCGGCTTGCTGGAGCGGGAGAAGCGCGGTGTCTGGGCGTACTACCGGCTGGTGCCGACCGCGATCGCCACGATCGCGGATCTGCTCACCCCGCCGCGGAAGCGGGCCACCAAGAAGGCCCGCTGA
- a CDS encoding DedA family protein → MFSESIALNPLDPKDLIHTFGLIGVWVILFAETGLLVGFFFPGDSLLFLAGVAASPVADAIFGAGTRLNLIALLIGGPLCAIAGAQLGHWFGARYGRRMFDKPNSRLFKREYVEKAEYYFQKFGPAKAVVLARFIPIVRTFLNPVAGVLGMPARQFFLWNVIGAILWVDGILLIGYLLADQIYNAIGDKIDRYILPVVALIIVISVLPIFFEFLRDRRARKRGEAVAVVAAASAAGAADAIRREVGDDDDPRHGQRGQHRR, encoded by the coding sequence ATGTTCTCCGAGAGCATCGCCCTGAACCCGCTCGATCCGAAGGACCTGATCCACACTTTCGGGTTGATCGGCGTCTGGGTGATCCTCTTCGCCGAGACCGGCCTGCTGGTCGGCTTCTTCTTCCCGGGCGACTCGCTGCTCTTCCTGGCCGGGGTGGCCGCCTCGCCGGTGGCGGACGCGATCTTCGGTGCCGGCACCCGGCTGAACCTGATCGCGCTGCTGATCGGCGGACCGCTCTGCGCGATCGCCGGCGCCCAGCTCGGGCACTGGTTCGGCGCCCGGTACGGCCGGCGGATGTTCGACAAGCCCAACTCCCGTCTCTTCAAGCGGGAGTACGTGGAGAAGGCCGAGTACTACTTCCAGAAGTTCGGCCCGGCGAAGGCCGTCGTGCTGGCCCGCTTCATCCCGATCGTGCGGACCTTCCTCAACCCGGTCGCCGGCGTGCTCGGCATGCCGGCCCGGCAGTTCTTCCTCTGGAACGTGATCGGCGCGATCCTCTGGGTGGACGGCATCCTGCTGATCGGGTACCTGCTGGCCGACCAGATCTACAACGCGATCGGCGACAAGATCGACCGGTACATCCTGCCGGTGGTCGCCCTGATCATCGTGATCTCGGTACTGCCGATCTTCTTCGAGTTCCTCCGCGACCGGCGGGCACGCAAGCGCGGCGAGGCGGTCGCGGTGGTCGCCGCGGCCAGCGCGGCCGGCGCCGCCGACGCGATCCGGCGCGAGGTCGGGGACGACGACGACCCGCGGCACGGCCAGCGCGGCCAGCACCGCCGCTGA
- a CDS encoding polynucleotide kinase-phosphatase, with amino-acid sequence MTILDIPELALVALVGVSGSGKSTFARRHFRPSQVLSSDTFRGMVADDENDQSASGDAFDALHHVAGLRLRRGRLTVVDATNLQPHARAALVRVAREHDVLPVAIVLDVPEALAWERTRGRADRTHGRQVLTRMRRDLRQSYGRLAREGFRKVHVLRGVEEIDTAEIRYEKLFNDRRELTGPFDIIGDVHGCREELEALLLRLGYALAHDDAGRPVDAVHPAGRTPVFVGDLVDRGPDSPGVLRLVMGMVAAGHAICVPGNHEQKLLRKLRGRDVRLTHGLAETMAQLESEPAGFVADVATFVDGLVSHYVLDGGRLVVAHAGLKETYQGRASGRVRAFALFGETTGETDEYGLPVRYPWARDYRGSAMVVYGHTPTPEPEWVNNTICIDTGCVFGGRLTALRYPEKELVSVPAAKEWYAPARPLVPPAPARPDSVLDLADVTGRRHLTHAYGSLTVPAENAAAALEVMSRYAVDPDRLVWLPPTMAPCSTSTVDGFLEHPAEAFADHRSAGVERVVCEEKHMGSRAVVLVEREPGRFAGGAAYTRTGRPFFGPPLDDELLARVRAAVTSAGLWAELGTDWLLLDCELLPWSAKAGSLIREQYAGVGAAGRAALPAALATLDAAAGRGLPIGELRGRLADRASEIEAYSAAYRAYVGPTDGLRGVTLAPFAVLAGAGASYADRDHGWHLALADRLYAADPEFFTPTRRQVVDLSDEAAVAAATDWWLALTATGGEGMVVKPYAGLAARSPKGALLQPGIKCRGREYLRIIYGPGYTEPGQLAALRRRSLGRKRGLALREHGLGLAALDALAEDAPLWRRHELVFAVLACESEPVDPRL; translated from the coding sequence ATGACCATCCTGGACATTCCCGAGCTGGCCCTGGTGGCGCTGGTCGGCGTCTCCGGCTCCGGCAAGTCCACCTTCGCCCGGCGGCACTTCCGGCCCAGCCAGGTGCTCTCCTCGGACACCTTCCGGGGGATGGTGGCCGACGACGAGAACGACCAGTCCGCCTCCGGCGACGCGTTCGACGCGCTGCACCACGTCGCCGGGCTGCGGCTGCGCCGGGGCCGGCTCACCGTGGTCGACGCGACCAACCTCCAGCCGCACGCCCGGGCCGCCCTGGTGAGGGTGGCCCGCGAGCACGACGTGCTGCCGGTGGCGATCGTGCTGGACGTGCCGGAGGCGCTGGCCTGGGAGCGTACGCGGGGCCGGGCCGACCGGACGCACGGCCGCCAGGTGCTCACCCGGATGCGGCGGGACCTGCGGCAGTCGTACGGGCGGCTGGCCCGGGAGGGCTTCCGCAAGGTGCACGTACTGCGCGGGGTCGAGGAGATCGACACCGCCGAGATCCGCTACGAGAAGCTGTTCAACGACCGGCGCGAGCTGACCGGGCCGTTCGACATCATCGGCGACGTGCACGGCTGCCGGGAGGAACTGGAGGCGCTGCTGCTCCGGCTGGGCTACGCGCTGGCCCACGACGACGCGGGCCGCCCGGTGGACGCGGTGCACCCCGCCGGGCGTACCCCGGTCTTCGTGGGTGACCTGGTGGACCGCGGCCCGGACTCCCCCGGGGTGCTCCGCCTGGTGATGGGCATGGTGGCGGCCGGCCACGCGATCTGCGTGCCGGGCAACCACGAGCAGAAGCTGCTGCGCAAGCTGCGCGGCCGGGACGTGCGGCTGACCCACGGCCTGGCCGAGACGATGGCCCAGCTGGAGTCGGAGCCGGCGGGGTTCGTCGCGGACGTGGCGACCTTCGTCGACGGCCTGGTCAGCCACTACGTGCTGGACGGCGGCCGGCTGGTGGTCGCGCACGCCGGGCTGAAGGAGACGTACCAGGGCCGGGCGTCCGGCCGGGTCCGCGCCTTCGCGCTGTTCGGCGAGACCACCGGCGAGACCGACGAGTACGGCCTGCCGGTGCGCTACCCGTGGGCGCGCGACTACCGGGGCTCGGCCATGGTCGTGTATGGGCACACCCCCACCCCGGAGCCGGAGTGGGTGAACAACACCATCTGCATCGACACCGGCTGCGTCTTCGGCGGCCGGCTCACCGCGCTGCGGTACCCGGAGAAGGAGCTGGTCTCCGTCCCGGCGGCGAAGGAGTGGTACGCCCCGGCCCGCCCGCTGGTCCCGCCCGCGCCGGCCCGCCCGGACAGCGTGCTGGACCTGGCCGACGTCACCGGGCGGCGGCACCTCACCCACGCGTACGGGTCGCTGACCGTGCCGGCGGAGAACGCCGCCGCCGCGCTGGAGGTGATGAGCCGGTACGCGGTCGACCCGGATCGGCTGGTCTGGCTGCCGCCGACCATGGCGCCCTGCTCGACGTCGACGGTCGACGGGTTCCTGGAGCACCCGGCGGAGGCGTTCGCGGACCACCGCTCGGCCGGTGTCGAGCGGGTGGTCTGCGAGGAGAAGCACATGGGCTCGCGGGCCGTGGTGCTGGTGGAGCGGGAGCCGGGGCGGTTCGCCGGCGGAGCGGCGTACACCCGTACCGGCCGACCGTTCTTCGGTCCGCCGCTCGACGACGAGCTGCTGGCCCGGGTTCGCGCGGCGGTCACGTCGGCCGGGCTCTGGGCCGAGCTGGGCACCGACTGGCTGCTGCTCGACTGCGAGCTGCTCCCCTGGTCGGCGAAGGCGGGCAGCCTGATCCGCGAGCAGTACGCCGGCGTGGGTGCCGCCGGCCGGGCCGCCCTGCCGGCGGCGCTCGCCACGCTCGACGCCGCCGCCGGCCGGGGACTGCCGATCGGGGAGCTGCGCGGCCGGCTCGCCGACCGGGCGTCCGAGATCGAGGCGTACTCGGCGGCGTACCGGGCGTACGTCGGGCCGACCGACGGGCTGCGCGGGGTGACGCTGGCGCCGTTCGCCGTGCTGGCCGGGGCCGGGGCCAGCTACGCCGACCGGGACCACGGCTGGCACCTGGCCCTGGCCGACCGGCTCTACGCGGCGGACCCGGAGTTCTTCACGCCGACCCGCCGGCAGGTGGTCGACCTGTCCGACGAGGCGGCGGTGGCGGCGGCGACCGACTGGTGGCTGGCGCTTACCGCGACCGGCGGTGAGGGCATGGTGGTCAAGCCGTACGCCGGGCTCGCCGCCCGCTCGCCGAAGGGCGCGCTGCTCCAGCCGGGCATCAAGTGCCGGGGCCGGGAGTACCTGCGGATCATCTACGGTCCCGGGTACACCGAGCCGGGTCAGCTCGCCGCGCTGCGCCGGCGCTCGCTGGGGCGCAAGCGCGGGCTGGCCCTGCGCGAGCACGGCCTCGGCCTGGCCGCACTGGACGCCCTGGCCGAGGACGCCCCGCTCTGGCGGCGGCACGAGCTGGTCTTCGCGGTCCTCGCCTGCGAGTCCGAGCCGGTCGACCCCCGGCTGTGA